From Suncus etruscus isolate mSunEtr1 chromosome 6, mSunEtr1.pri.cur, whole genome shotgun sequence, one genomic window encodes:
- the ST6GAL1 gene encoding beta-galactoside alpha-2,6-sialyltransferase 1 isoform X2, translated as MNSQLVTTERRFLKDSLYNEGILVVWDPSVYHTDIPKWYKNPDYGFFENYKSYRKLHPDQPFYILKPQMPWELWDILQEMAPEEIQPNPPSSGMLGIILMMTLCDQVDIYEFLPSKRKTDLCYYYQKFFDTACTMGAYHPLLYEKNLVKFLNLGTDEDIYLFGKATLRGFRNISC; from the exons TTGGTTACCACAGAGCGGCGCTTCCTCAAGGATAGTCTGTATAATGAAGGAATCCTGGTTGTGTGGGACCCTTCTGTGTATCACACAGATATCCCAAAG TGGTACAAGAATCCCGACTACGGTTTCTTCGAAAATTATAAGAGCTACCGGAAGCTGCATCCTGATCAGCCCTTTTATATCCTCAAGCCCCAGATGCCTTGGGAGCtttgggacattcttcaggaaaTGGCCCCGGAGGAGATTCAGCCAAATCCTCCATCCTCTGGCATGCTTG GCATCATCCTCATGATGACGCTGTGTGACCAGGTGGATATTTATGAGTTCCTTCCATCCAAGCGTAAGACTGACTTGTGCTACTATTACCAGAAGTTCTTTGACACCGCATGTACCATGGGCGCCTACCACCCACTCCTTTATGAAAAGAACCTGGTGAAGTTTCTTAACCTGGGCACGGATGAGGACATTTACCTGTTTGGAAAAGCCACACTGCGTGGCTTCCGGAACATTAGCTGCTAA